From one Peredibacter starrii genomic stretch:
- a CDS encoding ABC transporter substrate-binding protein produces the protein MRKTTIVLAVLVAGFAFLTVWTWKKLNFSPISETSLRLSLDNVVESLDPAKAYSDDSLLVSAQVLEPLYQYHYLKRPYEIQPLVADGLPQILNKGKLLQIKIKKGIFYHPHAAFSKPRELEAKDFVIQFKRMALDDLKSPGRGLFNGLIEGFEGYNKLVGGDWTRIESTPLAGIEVKDKYTLVINLTKTEPNMIYYLALNFLSPVPWELVQHSKNNLDHVLIGTGPYHFKGYNGQYFDLERFRGYREDFYPTSGDRYANVQNLLNSSKEKIPFIDNVRFFITTAENDTWQKFFNHEIDLLTVPKTFIPRLYDTNGELNPEIKKNGVELKHFPILANRWLAFNMKDPLVGKNEFLRRAIAYSINYEDYIQVISQNTNLRANSILVPGIAGYLPAKDFRFKHDPALAKEYLKMAGFTEKNMPTIVYSTRGNQGINILEADFIKSQLEKVGLKVEVQVLPFSDFLRKGRAGELMFFTDNWLFDYPDAENILQLLVSTNFPGVNKSAYNNPEIDDLYQRLKETMNPDQKDKIVHQMEEIIFQDLPWIPMMYESSFVLQYPEIKNFRKSSIIRNYVKYLKIEK, from the coding sequence ATGAGAAAAACCACTATTGTGCTGGCCGTTCTGGTTGCTGGCTTTGCATTCCTAACTGTTTGGACCTGGAAGAAATTAAATTTCTCTCCCATTTCAGAAACAAGCCTAAGGTTATCGCTTGATAACGTAGTAGAGAGTCTAGATCCCGCCAAGGCCTATAGTGATGACTCACTTCTGGTTTCTGCGCAGGTGCTGGAACCATTGTATCAATATCACTATTTGAAACGACCTTATGAGATCCAACCTCTCGTGGCGGATGGACTTCCGCAAATCCTGAATAAGGGAAAACTCCTTCAGATTAAAATTAAGAAAGGCATTTTTTATCATCCGCATGCGGCCTTTTCTAAACCTCGGGAGCTTGAAGCAAAAGATTTTGTTATTCAATTTAAACGTATGGCCTTGGATGATTTGAAAAGCCCAGGACGTGGACTCTTCAATGGACTGATTGAAGGTTTTGAAGGCTACAACAAACTTGTTGGTGGGGATTGGACCAGGATTGAATCCACACCTCTGGCGGGAATTGAAGTTAAGGACAAGTATACGCTGGTGATTAATCTCACTAAGACTGAACCCAATATGATCTATTACCTTGCACTGAATTTCTTGAGTCCAGTGCCTTGGGAACTCGTTCAGCATTCAAAGAATAATCTTGATCACGTTTTGATTGGAACCGGCCCTTATCATTTCAAAGGGTATAACGGACAATATTTTGATCTGGAAAGATTCAGAGGTTATCGTGAGGATTTTTATCCGACCTCTGGCGACCGTTACGCCAACGTTCAAAATCTTTTGAATTCTTCCAAAGAGAAAATTCCTTTCATTGATAATGTGAGATTTTTCATCACGACGGCCGAGAACGATACCTGGCAAAAATTTTTTAACCATGAGATCGATCTTTTAACTGTGCCAAAGACCTTCATTCCTAGACTTTATGATACCAATGGCGAACTAAATCCTGAGATTAAGAAAAATGGGGTAGAACTGAAACACTTCCCAATTCTCGCCAATCGCTGGCTTGCCTTTAACATGAAGGACCCTTTAGTCGGGAAAAATGAATTTCTCCGCAGGGCCATTGCTTATTCAATTAACTACGAAGATTACATTCAGGTCATTTCTCAGAACACCAACCTAAGAGCAAACTCGATTCTGGTACCTGGCATCGCAGGTTACCTTCCCGCAAAAGATTTCCGCTTTAAGCATGATCCTGCTCTCGCAAAAGAATATTTGAAAATGGCGGGTTTTACTGAGAAGAACATGCCGACGATTGTTTACTCAACCAGGGGCAACCAGGGCATCAATATTCTTGAGGCCGATTTCATTAAATCTCAGTTGGAGAAAGTTGGACTCAAAGTAGAGGTTCAAGTGCTTCCTTTCTCTGACTTCCTTAGAAAGGGCAGAGCAGGAGAACTCATGTTCTTTACTGATAACTGGTTATTCGATTACCCAGATGCAGAAAACATTCTTCAACTTTTGGTTTCGACGAATTTCCCTGGGGTAAACAAATCGGCCTACAACAATCCAGAGATTGATGATCTTTATCAGCGATTGAAAGAAACGATGAACCCGGATCAGAAAGACAAAATCGTTCACCAAATGGAAGAGATTATTTTCCAGGATCTTCCATGGATTCCCATGATGTATGAGAGTTCATTTGTACTTCAGTACCCGGAAATTAAAAACTTTCGTAAATCTTCAATTATCAGGAACTATGTTAAATATCTAAAAATTGAGAAGTAA
- a CDS encoding aldehyde dehydrogenase — protein MKISIPSIEERKLKLERLRKIILRKEVLINKALMDDLGKSHFETYLTEVGFVIEEINFVVKNLESWAKPKKVSTPMNLFPASSYIHPSPYGEVLIMSPWNYPFQLCIAPMIGALAAGNRVVLKPSELAPNTAKVLREIIEEAYKPNEVRIVEGGVAETQELLKQKFDYIFFTGSTAVGKIVMKAAAEHLTPVTLELGGKSPCIIDETADIDLAAKRIAWGKFLNAGQTCVAPDYVLVPKKYQHEFLERLNFHLKNFYGDSPAGSPDFPRIINEKHFDRLEELLIPEKIAVGGEKSRVNKFISPTVMKDISWSDKIMEDEIFGPILPVLPYEDLNEALEEVAKRSRPLAFYVFSEDSKKAKAIMREMSFGGGCINDTLMHLANPNLPFGGIGGSGMGSYHGKKSFETFSHMKSVLIQKTKVDIPLRYPPYNGKLSWLKLFLR, from the coding sequence ATGAAAATCTCCATCCCGTCGATAGAAGAAAGAAAACTCAAACTCGAAAGACTTAGAAAAATAATTTTGAGGAAAGAGGTTCTGATCAATAAGGCCTTGATGGACGATTTAGGGAAATCTCATTTTGAAACTTATTTAACCGAAGTCGGTTTCGTCATCGAGGAAATTAACTTTGTCGTAAAAAATCTGGAAAGCTGGGCGAAACCAAAAAAAGTTTCAACTCCTATGAATCTTTTTCCGGCCTCTAGTTATATTCATCCTTCGCCCTATGGTGAAGTTTTAATTATGTCTCCTTGGAACTATCCATTCCAGCTCTGTATAGCACCCATGATTGGAGCTCTGGCCGCGGGAAATAGAGTGGTGCTGAAGCCCTCGGAACTTGCTCCCAATACGGCAAAGGTCCTTCGTGAGATAATTGAAGAGGCCTATAAACCGAATGAAGTCAGGATTGTTGAAGGCGGAGTTGCAGAGACACAAGAGCTCTTGAAACAAAAATTCGATTATATTTTCTTCACTGGAAGTACTGCGGTTGGGAAAATAGTGATGAAGGCCGCCGCTGAACATCTCACTCCTGTTACTCTGGAACTTGGTGGGAAAAGTCCTTGTATCATTGATGAGACCGCCGATATCGATCTTGCCGCCAAGAGAATTGCCTGGGGGAAATTTTTGAATGCAGGACAAACCTGTGTAGCCCCGGATTACGTTTTAGTTCCTAAAAAGTATCAGCATGAATTTTTGGAACGTCTGAACTTTCATTTGAAAAACTTCTATGGAGATAGTCCGGCAGGATCTCCGGATTTTCCTCGTATTATTAACGAGAAGCACTTTGATCGCTTAGAAGAACTCTTAATTCCGGAAAAAATAGCGGTGGGTGGAGAGAAGAGTCGTGTGAATAAGTTTATCTCGCCCACAGTGATGAAAGATATTTCATGGTCAGATAAAATCATGGAAGACGAAATCTTTGGTCCAATTCTTCCCGTTCTTCCTTATGAAGATTTGAATGAGGCGCTTGAAGAAGTGGCCAAGCGTTCGAGACCCCTGGCCTTTTACGTCTTCAGTGAAGACTCAAAAAAAGCAAAAGCGATTATGCGTGAAATGTCTTTTGGGGGCGGTTGTATCAATGACACCCTCATGCATCTAGCGAATCCGAATCTTCCGTTTGGGGGAATTGGTGGTAGTGGGATGGGTAGTTACCATGGGAAGAAAAGCTTCGAGACCTTCTCCCACATGAAGTCAGTTCTGATCCAAAAAACAAAGGTGGATATCCCATTGAGATACCCACCTTATAATGGAAAACTAAGTTGGCTTAAACTGTTTTTGCGTTAA
- a CDS encoding ATP-dependent zinc protease family protein translates to MKVIFLFLFFTLGFVPGAYSQLLKEKVLIGRIEWVELPDLKVKHKARIDTGAKTTSLHAVNIEEVEQRGELFVKFQTVDSEGKTVDLLRKVDSTQKVSNTSGFITKRYVIKEKIKMGNIEREVSVNLNDRSKMDYKFLVGRNLLLGRFIVDVARSHVLGD, encoded by the coding sequence GTGAAAGTGATTTTTCTCTTTCTGTTCTTTACTCTGGGATTCGTTCCGGGTGCCTACTCTCAACTTTTAAAAGAAAAAGTCCTGATTGGCCGAATTGAATGGGTCGAATTGCCAGATCTGAAAGTAAAACACAAAGCGCGCATCGATACCGGTGCAAAGACAACATCACTCCATGCAGTGAACATTGAAGAAGTTGAACAAAGAGGGGAGCTCTTTGTGAAATTTCAAACCGTGGACTCAGAAGGGAAAACTGTCGACCTTCTTCGCAAAGTTGATTCTACTCAAAAAGTTTCCAATACATCAGGCTTCATCACTAAACGTTACGTTATCAAAGAAAAAATCAAGATGGGTAACATTGAAAGAGAAGTGTCGGTCAACTTAAACGACCGATCTAAGATGGATTATAAATTCCTGGTAGGAAGAAATTTGCTCTTGGGACGCTTCATTGTTGATGTGGCCCGCTCACACGTCCTAGGTGATTAA
- a CDS encoding UUP1 family membrane protein yields the protein MKKFVVFITAFLIIFPLGVLFYKSQVLNLSLIPQMVDDVWNFHMTIKPKGDATSFSFPIPKSGPGMKISDEKVRSKDLGIFIDSQSDSNLATWTAKDSVKRRVSYSARVDLKPLKYKNIPKDYTETYPKGLEKYLRVPELLPEDEAAIATLETAILEGSEDKTSLVRKIYYYVEEEIQRNTDIKTIHETLNTGKGSPLIKARLFNVMVKRKGVPARIVVMIKMPEMKQKVEETKLRFTFANEVFLANKWIPIDTNRGYFGERPDNFLVLHHNYEEIEKIVNKRKISYSIQAERARINRFNKAEFKKEVIRSDSIFSKISLYRLPLPVQTMFTTILLIPIGTLVLALARNIIGIPTFGIFTPILLTLFFKETSFTFGLLFFFSVVVVGIGERYILDKFYLLAVPRLSIILTLIIMLMIWYAFFSVDMTNASQKHLAFFPIVIVTTIIERLSIMITEDGIVNTLKTLLGTLVIVILVYSLFFIPTLEMFMFTNPELLLSVIGVQILIGKYKGYRISEFLRFRDLVRQKKRLESASHDLP from the coding sequence ATGAAAAAATTCGTCGTCTTTATTACGGCCTTCCTTATTATTTTCCCTCTTGGCGTTCTGTTTTATAAGTCTCAGGTGCTGAACCTTTCACTTATTCCTCAGATGGTTGATGATGTGTGGAACTTCCACATGACAATCAAACCTAAGGGCGATGCTACTTCTTTCTCTTTCCCGATTCCAAAGTCAGGACCAGGGATGAAAATCTCGGATGAGAAAGTTCGTTCTAAAGACCTTGGTATATTCATTGATAGTCAGTCTGATTCAAATCTTGCCACTTGGACCGCAAAAGATTCAGTTAAAAGACGAGTGTCTTATTCGGCGCGAGTAGATCTAAAGCCACTTAAGTATAAGAACATTCCGAAAGACTACACTGAGACTTATCCTAAGGGCCTTGAGAAATATTTAAGAGTCCCTGAGCTACTTCCTGAAGATGAAGCGGCGATCGCAACTTTAGAAACTGCGATTCTTGAAGGGAGTGAAGATAAGACGAGTTTGGTACGTAAGATTTACTATTACGTAGAAGAAGAAATTCAGCGCAACACTGACATCAAAACAATCCACGAAACGCTTAACACTGGTAAAGGTTCTCCGCTAATCAAAGCACGCCTCTTCAACGTAATGGTGAAGCGTAAGGGCGTTCCTGCTCGTATCGTTGTGATGATAAAAATGCCTGAGATGAAGCAGAAGGTTGAAGAGACCAAGCTTCGTTTTACTTTCGCTAACGAAGTGTTCCTGGCAAACAAGTGGATTCCGATTGATACAAACCGTGGCTACTTTGGTGAGCGTCCGGACAATTTCCTGGTTCTTCACCATAACTACGAAGAAATCGAGAAAATCGTAAACAAGCGTAAAATCAGTTATTCAATTCAGGCCGAGCGTGCTCGTATCAACCGTTTCAATAAAGCTGAGTTTAAAAAAGAAGTGATCCGTTCAGATTCGATTTTCTCTAAAATCAGTCTTTACCGTCTTCCACTACCAGTTCAGACCATGTTTACAACGATCCTTTTGATCCCGATTGGAACTTTGGTTCTGGCCCTGGCGAGAAACATTATTGGTATTCCGACTTTTGGTATTTTCACTCCGATTCTTCTGACTCTCTTCTTCAAAGAGACTTCATTTACTTTTGGACTATTGTTCTTCTTCTCAGTTGTAGTAGTAGGGATTGGAGAGCGTTACATTCTGGATAAGTTCTATCTTCTGGCAGTGCCGAGACTTTCGATTATCCTGACCCTCATAATTATGCTGATGATCTGGTACGCATTCTTCAGTGTTGATATGACTAATGCGAGTCAAAAACATCTGGCCTTCTTCCCAATCGTAATTGTGACAACCATCATCGAACGATTGTCGATCATGATTACCGAAGACGGAATTGTGAATACACTTAAGACCCTTCTGGGAACACTGGTTATCGTGATCCTGGTTTACTCATTGTTCTTTATCCCGACTCTGGAAATGTTCATGTTCACGAACCCTGAACTTCTTCTTTCTGTGATCGGTGTGCAGATTCTGATTGGTAAATATAAGGGTTATAGAATTTCTGAGTTCCTGCGTTTCCGCGATCTAGTTCGTCAGAAGAAAAGATTGGAGAGTGCTTCGCATGATCTTCCGTAA
- a CDS encoding alpha-L-glutamate ligase-like protein produces the protein MIFRNLKEMGILGINNRVGRYILRHNPRKNYPLVDNKVLTAQRAEAWGIATPENYMVVENYGSLKNLHLKLQQYESFVIKPANGSQGNGIIVFKEIVKEEKNGETHIYCRRSNDKLMDIEEVKHHISGILSGLYSLSGHSDTAIIQAKIDKHPIFDQYSYGGIPDIRVIVFEGFPVMSMVRLPTKSSDGKANLHQGAIGAGLNLSNGWTNNAVIRNQVVDTHPDTGHQLMGLKLPFWPEILELAARCYDMVELGYLGADIVLTPDRGPILLELNARPGLGIQIANLAGLVPRLEKIRLEAPKNLLAKERAEFSMKHF, from the coding sequence ATGATCTTCCGTAATCTGAAGGAAATGGGCATCCTCGGAATCAATAACCGAGTTGGCCGTTACATTCTGAGACATAATCCCCGTAAGAACTATCCTCTAGTGGATAATAAAGTTCTGACTGCTCAGAGAGCAGAGGCATGGGGGATAGCGACACCTGAGAACTACATGGTGGTGGAGAATTACGGTTCTTTAAAGAATCTTCATCTCAAACTTCAGCAATACGAGTCTTTCGTTATCAAACCGGCCAATGGTTCGCAGGGTAATGGAATTATCGTTTTCAAAGAGATCGTTAAAGAAGAGAAAAACGGCGAGACACACATTTATTGTCGTCGTTCAAATGATAAGCTCATGGACATTGAAGAGGTGAAGCACCATATTTCTGGGATTCTCTCTGGTCTATATTCTCTTTCTGGTCATAGTGATACGGCCATCATTCAAGCGAAGATTGATAAACATCCAATCTTTGATCAATATTCTTACGGCGGTATCCCTGATATTCGTGTAATTGTATTCGAAGGTTTTCCTGTGATGAGTATGGTTCGTCTTCCGACTAAATCGTCAGATGGTAAAGCAAACCTTCACCAAGGTGCAATTGGTGCAGGTTTAAATCTATCGAATGGTTGGACTAATAATGCGGTTATTAGAAACCAAGTTGTGGATACTCACCCTGATACTGGTCATCAATTGATGGGACTAAAACTTCCATTCTGGCCTGAAATTCTCGAACTCGCGGCCCGTTGTTATGACATGGTAGAGTTGGGATATCTTGGTGCTGATATTGTTCTTACTCCCGATCGTGGTCCAATTCTTTTAGAGCTCAATGCTCGTCCTGGCCTGGGAATTCAGATCGCAAATCTTGCGGGCCTTGTTCCTCGTTTAGAGAAAATTCGTTTAGAAGCTCCCAAAAATCTGCTAGCTAAGGAGCGGGCGGAATTTTCAATGAAGCATTTCTAA